In the genome of Pseudomonas fluorescens, the window GTGCCTTGCTCGTCATGAGTCTCAGCGCCTGCACCGTCGGTCCGGACTTCCAGACGCCCGAAGCCACCGAAATCACCGAATGGTCGAAACCATCAAGGGCCGCCGCCAGCCAGGCTGTCGCCGAATCGATGGCCGAGCGCTGGTGGGAGGTGTTCCACGACCCCAAACTTTCAGCCCTGAGCCAGCGCGCCCTGACCGACAACCTCGACCTGAAGCTGGCCAGCAGCCGCTTGCAGCAAAGTCGTGCGGTGCGTCAGGTCATCACCGCCGAGCGCTACCCCAACACGGCCGCCAGCGGACGTTACGGACGCAACCGCAACAGTGGTGAAGGCCTGAACGACCCGTCAGGACATAACGGCCAATCCGCCTTCAACCTGTGGGATGCCGGCTTTTCCGCCTCCTGGGAGCTGGATTTCTGGGGCCGCGTGCGTCGGGAAACCGAAGCCGCCGACGCTAACCTGGAAGTCGCCGAGAACGACCGACGCGGTGTGCTGCTGTCGGTGCTGGCCGAAACCGCCCAGGACTATATCCAGCTGCGCGGTGTGCAGAACACCCGGCTCGTCACCGAGCAGAATCTCGACGTCGCCCGCCATAGCCTGAAACTTTCGCAACTGCGCCTGGCCGACGGCGTCGCGACGGACCTGGATGTCGCCGAAGCCGCCGCACAAGTGGCGGCCATCGAATCACGCCTGCCCGCACTGGAGCAGCGCCAGTGGCAACTGATCAACGCCTTGAGCCTGTTGATGGGCGAACCGCCCCAGGCATTGGCGGCGGAGCTATCCACAGACGCACCGGTGCCACAAACACCGCGTCAGGTCGCCATCGGCGTACCCTCGCAACTGGCTGCACGTCGGCCGGACATTCGCCAGGCCGAAGCGCGACTGCATGCCGCCACTGCCAGCATCGGCGTGGCCAAGGG includes:
- a CDS encoding efflux transporter outer membrane subunit, with product MKDCVGWSGAFASRLAPTRDPRSADNSGSIAGLLWERACSRRGLWQPFTFSALLVMSLSACTVGPDFQTPEATEITEWSKPSRAAASQAVAESMAERWWEVFHDPKLSALSQRALTDNLDLKLASSRLQQSRAVRQVITAERYPNTAASGRYGRNRNSGEGLNDPSGHNGQSAFNLWDAGFSASWELDFWGRVRRETEAADANLEVAENDRRGVLLSVLAETAQDYIQLRGVQNTRLVTEQNLDVARHSLKLSQLRLADGVATDLDVAEAAAQVAAIESRLPALEQRQWQLINALSLLMGEPPQALAAELSTDAPVPQTPRQVAIGVPSQLAARRPDIRQAEARLHAATASIGVAKGDFYPRITLSGNIGSQAMQLSDFGSWGSRSFGIGPQFSLPLFDGGRLRGVLELREAQQLEAAIAYQQTVLRAWHEIDDQLTAYNASQLRRDSLAEAVRQNRIALETAQQQYVEGVVDFVTVLTVQGALLATQEQWVESSTGVSLAAVGLYKALGGGWQSVYPVAETAYFEPAE